The DNA segment acctaCTTCTGAGAtggcttaaaaatataacaaagcaAATGGTTTGTTTTCCAATATATTTATCTGTCTCTTTAGATAGATAAAAAAAGATGTGGACTGTGGAGCACAGacttaaaaacttatatgCGAGGTATGTCAAACTTTTTGCGCCTAAGATGGCGTTGTAGCAAAACACACATTTGATGTTAATTGTCAATTGTttggtttattataaattttccatttatAAAACCATAAACACTTTATATTCGATTTAACGCCCATTAAACTATTGTAATAGTTTTAAGATTAATCAGTATAAAATCTGaggttttcttaaatatttttactatgaaaACAAAGGTGATTAttgtttaacaatttttttcttaatttttcaaagagaatttgttaattatgttttaaaaatgaattgtcttgtgtaatatatatagaaatgaacacacatatgaaatatatgtGTCTCTCAACTATGTGCACATTGAATAACACTTACTTGTGGGCGAAGATCGTGTAGAAACCGGCAAACCTCAAAGTATTTGCTTATAATCAAGAAAAACTATAAAAGAacgaaatatatatcttttaaacTCATACCATAATATTCTTCAGGCAATCGTACTCATGCTGTGTCTCCATTCCGTCTTCACCAAAATCTGGAAATCAACTAATAGGGATGTACCGAGGGTCCATAGACAAGAATTGTCATACGTTACGTTACCTGACAAGGACTTCTGTCAATTTATGAGAAAAAGCGGGGGAGACTTTCTGGTGCTGCCATGGTGGCAATACTACTGCGATGAAGAACATGACCAAGAAATAGGAAAGAAGAATGTCTACCTTCCGATGTATAATTCAATTGTGGAACGAATTCAATGGTATCGCCGCCATGGGATTTTCAAACCTGCCGATACTGAACTAAAGGAAACTAAAAGCAAAttcctataattttttttcttatgacATAACTCAAATAAGAAAGCAATATTCTTGTGTTgggatttttaatttaaaataaaaatatcccaTCCAATCCAATCCCATCAAGAGAGTGATAATTACCATAAGCATTTCTacttaacaaacaaaacaaacaaaaagaaatccacagaaaatttaaatcatttaattgaaatgaatCTACTACTTAGTATTTAAATTGCCCTTGTTTAGCACCGTCTATTAAAAGCCAATGGCGCTGTAacgtcttggcctcagatctctaagtcagttattatttatttttcttaatagacaagtaggtgacctGTTTGACACAGGTCGCAATTTTCAGGCATGCCGGTATCGAGCAAGTACATAGAAAGATAAATCTTCAGGTGCACCCTCAAAAACGTGTACGCTCAAAAAGTTCCGTTTTTGGAGTATAATTCAAGTTGGAACATTCAAAACAAACACATCGATAACATTACTCAAACAAGTgatttgtttttgaaaattgCAGTTTAGTTTCAGTGTTATGCACAAGAATGCAGTTTATATTTGTGGTACGTGTTACATAAAAGCCTAAtaatttgttctataaaattatatatttaaagaacgGTACTTAATTGGCGACTGGATTCAGAAAGGATAGTTCTGTTGTTCATAACATTTCTTACCTATTTTTTAGTGTTAGGTAATCAATCACTAGATACTTGTTACATAGAAATATCCATTACttgtgaatattatattaatttattagtgaATTTTGggataaaaaatcataaaatcatattagaaaatatctTGTCAACACgttgtataatgttttatttaaaaacaattgaaggACTCGAATTGAGACACAAATACAACCatgaaaattaaatccttCAAATCAATACCGTTCTCAAGGCCTAATATGTCATACAATACCATACACATGTGCCATGGCAATCGAGTAATGATATTGCGACATATAAAATCGTCATATGACGTTATACGCATGTCTACCAAAGTGTTACGGTCAGTCTCGTTATACTGCTCGAAGAGACACCTTCCTAAATCGTCGTAAGATCTATCTAACCTATCTTATTTACAATGTTCTCTTTCAGACAATACTTGCACTCCACTTTACATTAGTAGTATGCAAGCGAAAATACAAAGATTCCTCCTCCGAAGAAAGTATAGAAAACGTCCTATACTACCAAGATTGCAAGCATAAACACGACCAACCACCGCCACTACAAATGAGAGCCGTTGAACCACCGACTACCAAGAAGCCTCAAGAATGCAAAATGTGTTGCTCTATGTGCTGTGGAGAGGAGTGTCAACAGTCAAGCACTTGCAATCAACAAAAGCCTCAGTTCACACCAGTGAAAAAAATTCAGCCAGCTCGACCCATCCGGCCGCGCATACAAAATCAAAACCCATTTTTTGCTAGAAGAGAATTTGgattaacaaaagaaaatattaagagCCTTATATCTCAAGATACGGATATAAGAAAGATTTTAAAGGACTTAGTAAGAGTAACGATGCAGAAGGTTGATCTGATGCAGCTATTGAAGGCGAAGCAGACTGAGAAGCCGTTGCTGAAAGAGAGCGAGTATGAAAATGATTTATAAAGACACAgatctgtaaataaaaagtacacATTCAAAAAGTAGCTTTCTTTCTCCTGGAATTACGTGTGTTTAAATGCAGATCTTCTCTCGTGTATGATGTTTACAAATGTTCAAATATTAGTTTGCCAATTAATTCTagaaagcaataaaaatataaataaattatttatccaGAATATTAactgcatcttctaccaccACCATGTATGTACCACGAAGAgtattcagaggagttgttcggattaatgcttgcagttgagtttcattttttatatggaGTAGGCATACttaaccaattcgacttagggtccttcaaaaaaacaGCGTTCTAAGGCCTTAGGCGTTCccaaaaggccggcaacgcacttgcgagccttctagcattgagagtgtccatggtcgACGATATTACTTAAcagcttcctgcccgtttctaagaaaaatatagcGCATTTGAGTGAAATGTACTCGCAAAAGTTTATGCAGCAATCATTATggcttattataaattgtaccTCTGCTGAGTCCCTCGGgatgttaaatattaacaacatgaTGCAAATTGTTGAGAATTCGCCGAATAATTTTAGGAAAATTTTGATTTCACAATTCTGACGCTTTCTGTGACTAACTTCTGAAATCAAGTTAAAATTTTTCGGGGCCATGTTAaagtacttaatttttataaaaaaaataaaaatcatttaccTGAAGTGggatatttatcaaataaagtTACCTAATGATCCTGGATAAGCTAAAAATTCTACTACGAGTATAGGTTTTTACCTTCAGATCTGTTTACACAGGTCTTACCTACCTACTCTACcttcactttaaaataataggtaTGACGTTATAATTGCTTCAACATCAGTCATTAAATACTATGTATAGTAGTCTGTGCAGAAAGAGAACTGTCGTAGGATTTAGGAgtatttatatgattatatactgaatatatatttattagtgaattcattaaattacgcaattaacaattactatactatactgTCATAAACTGTCGAATTCAACTTAGTTAAACGGCtccgtttagttaaaaggctaggctgttaattgaacggctaattaagctagttggctgcgacactCACACACACTAGTTCTTAAGTTTactaataagtatatttaacataagaagtATTTAAGAACACTACTTATCGTCTCTAAATAATGCGAAGATACTCATTTACACTAAAGAATAATGGACACTAAAACTATTTCACTAATACTGATGTACTTTTCAATATATTCCCTAGAACTGTGGTGCCAAGAAGTTTAAATCgatagcctcgacattcacgtaTTGGTGGAGCCTTTGATCACGGGTTTCAGcgatctttttaataattccagCGACGTCTACATTGAGGTCCCGATAGAGGTTGCTATTAGTGTACCAAGTATTTAGTACACATACACAAGTTTTACAGATAAAATAGTAGTACTATTAATAGAGGCATAACATACTTAgttacataacaataataaaaacacaatgcTCTGGGTAATCCTTAGAAACTATTTTTCTGTGACGATGACAAATAATAGTTTAGCACTCAGGTCCACTACAGGACCACTTAAAAGGTAGTAATAACTCTCTTTTGTGTACGACATATTTCAATCTTTGTTCACACGttgaattgttttatatatttccatataatattgtgtaatatgttttttttatataatagtatactctgactaattgttatatttaaaaaaatgtctgcttgtacacacgtaagtaaaacttctttatgacctttttttttagaaaaaatatctactatatgcaactttacagaaattggttaaataaagtttaacaaaaggcttttattatcacagacatgaatacaaataatacaatgatttaattttaccttattactactaagattattacagaattatattaattgtaatagatttattacaattacctTACTCCGCGGAGAAAgtactcttcgaatcaaccgtcgtaaaaagaaaaaggtggtgcgtaaccgaaaaatgtgacggtaaatatATTCCCAACAACCTAATTCTTCATatgacctacttgcctacCTAAGATTCTACATCCCAGAGTAGATCCAGAGTGATGATTTTAATTCCGCTTAATATTctttatctttaataaaatcttggTTCGTTATGTCTAATCTAGTTTGCAATAGATTACACTATCTTCATAGTATACGTTACCCGtacttttagttaaattaaaaaatgcattgcGCGTTAGACTAAGTTATTAAGGTGTTTAAAGTTGGCTGGGAACTACTAATCATAAAATCATGAATCAATTGGTTTGCAGTGTCATCTAAGTATCAGGTAAGCCTACTGCCCGCTTccttatctaatatataacattctcgtGTCACATTTCCGATTATTATGTGAATTTGTATGCATATTCAGGAAGTCTGAGAATCGATCCCATCTTTCAAACCCATCTAGTCTAGTAGTAATCAAGTGGAGTGTCCCTCCAAAAACCATCCCCATACTATCAaccactatatatttttttcttaatttaaaaaattatgactagaactctgaggtttatatagagaaatattcacagaaaaacctaaaagttttcattccggGAAACCGAACTGTctctggggtagcatagcaaaatgtttcaTATGGGTTTGTACTAAAAAGGgaggctaagtaaaatcacagTAAGGAGAAAATAAATTCGCCGGGCAGCtggttgttttttttcaaaataattccaCTCCCTTCATCGGCAAAGTTTcatgtattttgtaaatattttttgtgaccttttaataataatttatatatatcacttaatttacataataccaTCATAATATATGCTCGAAACCGACATGTCTTGCCTGAAATACCTGACGTGATGTTTGTGGAAGTTTATACCTAtgcctattaataaaaaaaccacAGATAGAGAAATCTAAACTTTGTAaagttaatgtttttatgataacaaaacatttgttttaacaaGTAACACTCTGAAAGTAACACGATCGATTGTTACaatcacaaataatttttgtagtattagtaaaaacaaattatgctCTGGAAGGTGTAGCCatttagtaaaactgttttaaaaatatttatttcttattgtcactttgaacaattttcgtttgaatagtaataatataatttagaataatcatttcttaatatttcctttaactcgaaatattattaataaagaataaagtGTGATTTGGGAACGTTTAATCTGTTTTTCTCTgaaaacagaaatatattctGTGGTATATTAGGTGATTTGAGATTACACTTTTAACATAATGTCTTTGTCTGATGCTGGGCtcgaaatatttatacttttctaCACAGTTtgaattgtgtattttttattcaaaactatgtatatgCATTATATCTTTATGACgtttaagtttctatttagttttagttatgattattgttttaattttttattttgtagttccttgtttaattttttcccttgtTAGCctgcttattttatttttatttatttattatctcccatataacatttacaacaataaataagattacagttgagaaggtattgggagactggtttccaaactaggTAAGAACCTGTGATATTGATAAACAGGCTTCCATTCACAGCAAAGTCATATTGagtggtaacaaaaagtatatacatatatgggtaggtaaataaatttaacgttttaaataaggaaactaaaacaaaacaaagcagtCAACTAGTTAGGCattagtagaaataaagttgtatggGTGTATATTAGGGTGTGTGTAagtatgtgtgtgtatgtgagtGTGATAGTGGGAGAGGGTATGTACgcgtgtgtgagtgagtgttaGAAGGCTGTGGGTATGTCAGGCACACGCCTGAGAACATatctgaaaattattttaatacatctaGCAGATTTTGCGTTTGGTCATAGTtcaaagtaagtaaaaatgtatgaactaTTTGCTTTACACTTTTGcacattttttagttttaggaTATATATTCAGAATTTTGTTAAGTTTGTTATACAAGTAACAGCCTTGCCTCAATAACAGCCTCTAAAAAATTAGAATAGGATGGGGTTTCACAAACGCTATATTTGCGACGTTTGTCCAATATAGCGGTATCGAAGAATAACATCGAATGTTGCTTAAGAACAGTGTATAAGATAAACAGCTGTCGAACTGTAAGTACAGAACTGCTTTTATTAAGTTCAGCAGTAGAGAAACGAAAGGGAAGAGAAATGAGGTTTTAAGAACTGCTCGTTGGGCTCGCTCAAGTTTCAGGAGTGAGGATTTATAGGTGCCTCCCCAGATCACTACACAGTAAATGGCAAAGCGACTCGTACACCCTTCTAATTGTAATGGAGTCAGCAACCCCATGCAGGCTCCTGAATACATACATTAGCTTGCGCAAACGTCCCGAAAGCAATTCAATATGACAATTGAACCTAAGATTGTGGTGGAAACCTCCCCCAAGTCGGTGCATGAAATAATAAAGCCGTGACATCCGCAAAGGTAACGATGATTATGTTAATATCATTGTTGTGtaatatttcttgtttaattttatgcatacacgttgttttagaacttataaatacatttaaaaaattgaattatttcatGAGATTCACGTGccaaattttttacttttatactaatattataaagagtacaatatttttttgtatgttgtcaAATACACTACAAtctaataaaatcataaaatatagtttgtatgaacctgtaataaaatctctttggctatactatttgtatctggctggttttggtatcattaatagattgaattttaaagaagataattccaaattcaaattaagaaaatgtgtgatttttatttatttttcgttccgtcaagatgagtgaatctaatgaagaaattcgatacattttaaaaatttaactgcGAAAAACAATTGCGATGTTTATTGTGACTTAGTGCAGTGTCTGTGAGAGTagcacaaatttggtttaagcgttttTAATCCGGGAATTTTGAAGTCAAAGATGCACGTCGCTCTGGTGgatggtggtggtggtggattacggataaaatggatgccatttttgaaaaagtggagcaagGTCTCAATATCAGAAGTTACGACGTAGCTGAAGAGTTTTGGCGCATTTGCAAAAACTTGGTACACAAACCGCACGATATTACCTCACGAGCTcactgaaataaatttaatgaaccGTATTTATTTGTGATTCTATATTACGACGTAATAAAATCGAACCATTTTTGAAGAAGCTGATAACTAGCTGAACCAGCTAAAGCTGAAGAAGCTGGTAATGAAAAGTGGATCACGTACGACAAGAACGTGCGAAAAAGGTCGTCGTCAAAGGCCGGTCAGCCTTCACAGACTGTGGCTACAGCCGGGTTAACTCGCAACAAGCTGATGCTATAAGCCGTTACCACCAGGTAGGACCATCGATTATGCACTCTACTGCGAACAACTGATGAGATTACAGCAAGAAGTTGAGAGAAAGTGGATTAATCAACAGAAGGTTTTGGTTTTGGTTTTTCATCTTGATAACACTAGACCTCACACATATTTAGCCATTCAGCAAAAATGAAAGAGAGCTTGGCTTAGAGATGTTAATGCAGCCGTGTAGTCCTGACCTTAACCTTCAGATTTCCACCAGTTTCGGtctcttcagaattctttaggCAGTGTCATGTTAACATCACGAGAGGACTGCCAAAACCAATTGTGGCAGTATTTTGACCAGAAGCCCCAAAATTTCTGTACCAATGGGATCATGTCCCTTCAAGATGGCATAGTCATCGAATaaaatggtacctacatactttagtttaatataaataaactaaattaaaaaatgttgtgaattttcttaaaatatggAAAGAAACCTTTTTACcaacctattaaaaaaaaaaaggtttatagGGTTGGAACGTTTGTACACACCAGAAGGGAATGACTGTATGGAATGGGAGGTGGAGAGTGTAAAtccattttattacatttaaaaaaaaaacagaacaatatttcaatgttcaatatttactttattccATATATGAatcaattttgtaaattgcACAGAATCAATTCTAAGTTACAGGCATTTGGTTAAACCTAAACGTTTCTCATTAAGCAATCAATTTCAACAGTTTAGTAGTTAAAGATAACATTGTTAACGGAAAACAGAGatctaataatattcaatgtaAATTTCTTCAATCTAAAAttctattgaaataataataataataataattcagttaTTATGAAAAGTTTTCACTCGGTGTTTTGTGTCAAATGTGGATCTGGGATCGATTTCTTGTAATAGATAATGTTCATATTAGGTGGCTGAAAACCCACATTccataacatatatttttaaaggccGCACCCACTGAAATGGGTGTCAATGGACTGCTCTTTTTGGGCGTCCAGTAGGCTTCTGTGatccttataaatatattgactatGATGGTCgtcattttgaaaattttatgcaattttattctattaaagtaattgcaattgttttgtttgtttttatttattacaaacaatttttttttgtttcttccATAAAAATGATGCTTGCTTAATGAAATTTACcaaataaaaagcttataaACTAAGGAAGGAACTTTTAAATTCAAGAACATtttcctaatattttttaaatgcttatgttttggttttatgtttttatgtcaAATAGCTTAGTGTTTAAGCTAAGTAATagaaaaaagaaacaattctttatctttattattatcaaaaatccGCGCAAACTcacaaaaatatcttaaactaCAAAAAATCCCAgaacatacattattattaattattgggGGTTAGTCGGGTTCCTCTAAgggtgaatttattttaatttaatttaattatctctGGGCCACCGCTGGACActcatttacatttatatggAACAGATGCTAAAATATAATCACGCCTTTTAGGAAATTACGATTAatcttaaaaatgatttaacaGCAGTCTTGGCATAGTGGCTTGAGCGTACTACCCTCATCAATGAGATCTTAGAATCAATCCCCGGGAATGGATTTTCTATGAGCCCAATTAGCACGCACTCATGAAGGGTAAACATGGCGGCGATTCTTGTATGTTGGTCGCAGAAGACTGCCACAGggtattcaaattaaatgttgtaattaAGCTGAGTGAGTTCGTTTATTAGCTGctcactaaagtatttccaaacgaattcgacttagggtccttctcGAAAGGAACTCTGACATTGAGTGACTACGGGCGGTGGAcggtgttaatttttttatagaacgagCCCGCGAGATGCCCAAAAAGGGTAgccatcgcagcccatggacaccgattttagtgggtgcattgccggcctttgagggaggagtgTACTATTGTTTAGAAATTGGAGATAGTATCTCCCAAGGAAGACCCTCCACCGGgtgtcgattccacagttcgctagttcgaaGATCTCAAGTGAAGCGGATCGTGaaagacttccagccatcaaggtgatgcagatggtttttttaataataagacgCTAAGATCCTTCTccccgttttataaaaaaaatatttgttcataAACTCCTTTCAGAGTTCTATTTTGGTATTGCTGTTGCCATttgaaaaatcaaaacaacTCATGGGAATCATTACACATCTGATAAGCCATAATTAAAAAGCATCGAGTGCTTCCTACAATCAACTGAATAACAACTTCATAATCAACTGATTGCAACTAATAACTTGAGTGCGTGAGCGAGAGGATGGGGTGATGTGTTTGGTCTCGCTTTAACCCCAAACGTGGTTGAATTGCGTGTAgagctaaatatttttagactgGTAActgttcaattatttatagatattaaatattttagttattctcATGTACGTAGCATTTGCTTAATAATTTTCTCCACAGAAAATGATATTGAATGACTGAATTTATTCTAgggtaaattttttattaattaattacgtaaATTCATTACTTTTTGGATTTAGAACTCAGATGAAAGCAAGTTTCAAATCAGCattgtacatatttttgtaatacattgcttagttataatttgttttaaaatgagaGAACATGTTTCAATATACAATTACAATCGCTCTGTAGTTAAGATATACcattgtacataaaaaaacgtgAGAATAGCGTGAAGTAAAACACAAATGGTCAAATCACAAGAAAATTGTAGGAAGGTAAAAAGTTTAACCAGGTACGTATGAGCGGCCCACGCATTATTCGCTAGCTCTATGGGCGGACTTAAAAGCGCGCGGCCCGCCCGCCCTAGCGTACTTTACGTGGTAACGGCGACGCCAGTGGTTCCTGGTAACTTCGCTGCAACTTGGACTTGACACGTaagttttataactttttttaaatatagaacagttttaatatattttatgacctGCCTATTAATTAACGTTACATTAAAAAGCTTTGCTTTTTTagtgttctaaatttaaagaattaaagaAAGGGTCTTTAAattccaattatatttttcacaacaaaaacaaatcaaattaaGTTATCTTAAATAGGCCAACTAGTAAAAGAGTttgatatttatgttatatatttaatttatcattcagattaaaactgttaaatttctcaattatattaattacaatatggtAGACACAAAAATATCCTATTTAGAACGCAAATATCTTTAGAGTGTTAGTGTTATTAAGATGCTAATcgattttttctaatattagtaaaatactaataatagtaCTACAGTGTTTAACTTTTTTgttgaattaatatatttcgtacaattaattttatccaGCAAAACGTGTACGTATGAAAACTCAAATTTTAAGATACGTTTATAAATCcgacgaaaatgtataaatcaataattaacaaaatgttacaTCTTAGTGGTACAAGCatcaatatatttcttatattagaAAACTCCTTCAATGTGTGAATTGTAAAAATGGATATAACCAGGGTGTCTTTGCCTCAGCgactaaacttattttttatctttaattaacttaataatttattatgttaaaatctTGTAAGGtggaaataattttgattatataaacaacaatta comes from the Pieris brassicae chromosome 4, ilPieBrab1.1, whole genome shotgun sequence genome and includes:
- the LOC123708611 gene encoding uncharacterized protein LOC123708611, with amino-acid sequence MQFIFVTILALHFTLVVCKRKYKDSSSEESIENVLYYQDCKHKHDQPPPLQMRAVEPPTTKKPQECKMCCSMCCGEECQQSSTCNQQKPQFTPVKKIQPARPIRPRIQNQNPFFARREFGLTKENIKSLISQDTDIRKILKDLVRVTMQKVDLMQLLKAKQTEKPLLKESEYENDL